The bacterium genome contains the following window.
ATTGATTAAGACTGTAAAAGAAAATACATTTCTTGGAGCAGTTGCAGAAATTAAGGCAGATTCATCAAGAGCTGTTAAGGCCGCTGATGAGGTTGCAGAAAGCGTAATTTCAGAGGAAGTTGCCACAGCTGTAGAAGCTAGTGATGCAACATCAAATGAAGCTATTGCTGAAGCTGTTGCAGAAGAAGTTATTGATACTGAGAAGGTAGGTGATATCGCAACTGAATAAGCGGTCCAGAAGGATCACTTACGGGGTGACGTATTAATCAAACTAATAAGTATTATATAAATCACTATGTATTTAAACAAAGCGTTTGTTATCGGAAATCTTACTCGTGATCCAGAGCTTAAGGCTTTGCCATCAGGAATGAGTGTTACATCTTTCTCTGTTGCAACAAATAGAGTTTGGAAAGATAAAGATGGTTCAAAGCAAGAAGCTGCAGATTATCACAATATTGTGGTATTCGGCCGCCAAGCAGAAACATCAGCTCAGTACTTAAAGAAGGGAAGTAGTGTCCTTGTAGAAGGCAGAATGCAAACTCGTTCATGGGATGGAGCAGATGGTAAAAAGCTGTACAGAACAGAAGTTATCGCTGACAATATTCAATTTGGATCAAGAGCAGGAGATGCTGGAAGTACTGGATCTTTTGGAAACGGGGGATCAGAGGCAAAGGCCCCATCTGCATTTGCAAAGAAGGCTGATGATACTGGTAACGCACTAAATCAATTAGATTCAATAGAATATCCAGAGGAGGAAATAAATCCTGAAGATATCCCATTCTAATCCGGTTACTTAAAGGATAATTAAATTAAAAATATGACAAAACATTGTTATTTCTCACAAAACAACATCAAGCATGTTGACTATAAAGATACAGAGCTTCTAAAGAAGTTTCTTAATCCTCACGCTAGACTTCTTTCAAGAAAGAAAACTGGTGTTAGTGCTAAAAGTCAACGTAAACTAGCGTTAGCAGTCAAGAGAGCAAGATACATGGCTATATTGCCATTCATCGCTCAATAGGCTGAATAAGCCCAAATAGGGCTATGCGCAAGGTGATGTTGGAGACAAGACAAAAGCCGCAATCCATTATGGATTGCGGCTTTTGTTTTGTTTGGACTAACTGTGTGTTTGTTCACACCTCCGATCCTTCGACCGACTTTTTGAACCCTATTTAACGCGCTCTACGTATTCTCCTGTTTCAGTGTTGATTCTAACCGTATCTCCTTCAACAACGAACATTGGTACGTTTAGTCCAGCCCCTGTCTCAAGAACCACTAGCTTGTTTCCACTTTTTGATGAATCTCCACGAAGTACAGGAGGAGCTTCCTTAACTAGTAGCTCAACCTTTATAGGTAGCTTTACATTAAAGATGTGTTCATTAAAGATTGAGGCTTCAACAATTGAGTTTGGCTTTAAGAATTTTCCACTGTTTCCAAGGACACTTTCATCAATCTTAAAACGAGCTGCTGGATTGTTCTCTTCACAAAACCACCATTCTCCTTTATTTGCATATAGAAACTTGATTTTTTTTGTATCGATCTCAGCTGTGTGAACCTTGTCAGTAGCACCAAAAGAGTGCTCGACAATTCTTCCGTTTAATAAATTTCTTAACTTAGTATCGTTAACTGGCTTTCTCATTTGCTTTCTGAAAATATGAGAACTCATAACTTCATAAGGCTCACCCTCGAAAACGATAAACTTCCTAACTGTAATTTCATTATAATCGTACATAATATGGCCATTGTAGACTATTAAAGAGGGGATGTCTATGCCATATCTGTACGTGAATAGACCTCAGAGATATCTAAAAATATTGTATTTCTTTATAAATTCTTTATGAAAACTGAAGAGTTGTTCTGATAGTATTTAGAGATGTTCAAAAAATTTATAGATTGGATGCATAGTAAGAAAAGAATTGACTCAAAAGAAAGGGCCGAAACGGTTATTAAAGAAAGAGAGGTCTACTGGTGTTCCCTAGGAGAAAATATTGGTGATGAAGAAAATGGTAAAGGCACGGTGTTTCGTAGGCCTGTACTAATATTTAAAAAATTTAACAACCGTATTTTTTGGGGAATACCAATGAGTACGAAAAACAAGGTAAACATTTACTATTTAAAAGTAAAACTAAGAGACATGGAGCAGTCAGTAATGCTTTCCCAGTTGAGGATTTTGGATACTAAAAGACTCGATACAAAAATAGGATATCTATCTGAAGGTGATTTTATAAAAATACAAAATTCTATAATGGATATTATAAAAAATAAACGTTAAGCCCGAGCTCTTTTGGAGCTCGGGCGTACGGGATAACCCATTTGTACTTATAGTTTATCAAATAATTTTTGCTTGTCAAATTTTGCTGGTTCTACAAGCGTTATGTGGTGTATGGGCGACTGGTAAATATATTTTATCTTCGGATTTTCTTTAACTTTTCTTTCAAGAAATAACAGTGCTGGCTTGTTAATATACTTTGATGTTTAAAAAATTCACAGAATGGATTCATGCAAAGATTAATATCGATGAAAAAGAAAGAAAATCTCAAATTAAAGTAATGGAAGTATATTGGTGTGCTCTAGGTGAGAATATAGGTGATGAAGAGAACGGAAAAGGGGATGATTTTTGCCGCCCTGTCTTAGTGTTTAAGAAGTTTAATAATAATATATTTTGGGGTATACCCATGAGTACTAAAGAGAAAGAGAGCATTTATTATATAAAGGTCAGGCTTTTGGACTCTGTGCGGTCCGTAATGATTTCTCAGGTTAGAACTTTAGATACAAAAAGGTTGCTTAAAAAGATAGGCTATATATCAAGGGCAGATTTTACAATCGTACAAGACGCAGTAATCGGAATCATAAAAAACTAATTTTTTATCCGCGCCTTTTTACAGCGCGGACGGTCGGAATAATCCATTTGTAACTAAAGTTTATCAAATAATTTTTGCTTGTCAAACTTTACTTTGCGTAATGTTTCTAAAATTATTATTTACACAAGAAGTTCATTTGAGTAGGTGATTAATAAAAAAAGCGCCAAATTAATGACGCTTTTTATATTTAGAATACTTACATTGCACAGACTGGCTAGTCTAGGTTCGGTATCACAATGTTACTCCTAAAGCTCCTTCAAATGGTCTCTAATCTTCTTCAAAATTTCATTACTAATTTTTGAGTTAGATTTTAAGAACTGACGAGTAGCATCATATCCACGTCCTAGTTTTTCATCGCCATAAGCGTAACTTGTTCCACTCTTTGTAATTATTTTTAGTTTCTCACCAAGTGCAATAAGCTCACCCTCTCTTGAAATTCCTTCATTGTACATAAGATCAAATTCTGTCTGTCTAAAAGGTGCAGCAACCTTGTTCTTTACAACCTTAACACGAACACGTCCTCCCATTATTTCTTCGCCTTTTTTAATCTGAGCAATTCTTCTAATATCTAATCTAACAGAAGTATAGAACTTCAATGCCTTTCCACCTGGTGTTGTCTCTGGATTACCAAACATAACTCCAATTTGCATTCTAATCTGATTAATAAAGATAACAATTGTTTTACTTCTTGCAACAATGGCTGTTAGTTTTCTAAGTGCCTGTGACATAAGTCTTGCTTGTTTACCCATATGAGATGCACCCATATCTCCTTCAATTTCATCTTTTGGAGTAAGAGCTGCAACAGAGTCAATAACAATAACGTCGAGCTTTCCTGATCTCACAAGACTCTCAACAATCTCCAATGCCTGCTCTCCGGTGTCTGGTTGTGATATTAAAAGTTCATCAATTTGAACACCAAGTCTTTTTGCATACTCTGGGTCCATTGCATGTTCTGCATCAATGAAAGCACAAATACCATCTTTCTTTTGAGCTTCTGCAATAACATGAAGTGAAAGAGTAGTCTTTCCTGACGATTCTGGCCCAAAGATTTCTATGATTCTTCCTCTAGGAAGTCCTCCTACGCCAAGCGCAGCATCCAACCCAATTGATCCTGTTGAAATTGCATTAACATCAACTCTTGGTTTTTCTCCAAGGCGCATAATTGCGTCATCGCCAAACTTAGTTTTAATTTGAGCAATAGTATCTTTGATAGAAGAATTTAAATCTCTATCCTTGCTTGCTTTTTTCTTTGAACCAAAAGATGAACCTGAGCCAGATGATAGTAATGAAGAAAGGGAAGGGGAGTCAGACTTTTCTTCGTCCTTTTCCGCCTCCTCATTATTTTCATCATCTGTTGCAACAGCTTGCTTTACATCAGCTGCTGTAGTTTTTTTCTTCACCTCCTCCTTATCAGCTTTCTTTACCTTCACTTCCTCAGGTTTTTTACCAGCTACTTTTTTGTCATCAGCTTTCTTTTCCGGAACTATTTTTTTGTTTACCATAGCATTAAAAAATTTATTGAATTATTTATATTAATTTTCATCCTGTCTACACGCAGTCTTACTTCACGTCCGTTGTTGTACCATCCTTTGTTTCAGTATCTATTTTACCATCCGTATAAACTACTTGAAGCTCCTTTGTTACATGGGATCCAAACTTGTCTTTTGCTTCTAGTTTAATGACATTGTATCCAGGGTAGAGAAGTACTTTTTCTTTAAATTGGCCGAACTCATCTATTGGTATTAGTCTGTCATTCAACATAATTACTGAAACGTTTTTAACTATACCTTTGACGTCTACAGCGCTATTGTTGGCACTAGTTGTGCTTGGACTTTGTATTGTGATTTGAGGACCACTAATTATTTTTTTTGATTGAAAACCTGCGTAACTTCCTATAACGCAAACAGCAAGGACAATAAGAACATTTCTAATTATTGTTTTACCTTCCTTAATGTTTTTGCGCGTTCCTATCATATAATGTTTGTTTAAAGTTTCTATAAAGAATTCCTAAAGAAATCCCAAATATTTAATGTAATAATTAATCTTCCTCGACCTTATTTTCTATTATATCAGAATTATTACTTGAAGTGTTATATTCAGACACATTAATATCGCTATCGTTATTACCTGTATTATTACCATTGTTTCCATTAAGAATATCATTACCAGAATTAGACCCGCTATTTTGCTGTCCTGCTCCACTGTATGTCAATATTTCTCTTGGTCTTGCTCCATCGGCAGGCCCAACAACACCCTTGTCTTCAAGAATGTCCATCAGGCGAGCTGCTCTGGCGTAGCCAACTCGTAATTTTCTCTGAAGATATGATGTGGATGCTTTTCCAGCTTCAATTACTAATTCCTTTGCTTCCTCATACAAATCATCCTCATCTTCATCGTCAGATCCTCCAAAAGATGAACTAAATACAGCATCGGGTGTAACAGATGCGCCTTGCTCGCCATTAAATGATATCTCTTGTGGTAGGGAATCCATTGAGTCTACCAAGTATTTAACCAGTTTCTTTGTTTCATTTTCTGTAACATAGGCACATTGAATTCTAATAGGAGTAGGTGTTTCACCAGAAAGGAAGAGCATATCTCCAGCACCTAACAACTCCTCAGCTCCTCTCATATCCAGAATGGTTCTTGAGTCAATCTGAGAAGCCACTTGAAGTGCAATACGAGCAGGAACGTTGGCTTTGATAAGACCTGTAATAACATTAACAGAAGGACGCTGTGTTGAGATAATAAGGTGAATACCTACAGCACGTGACATTTGAGCTAGTTTAACAATTCCTGATTCCAACTCTCTTGGATATGCCTGCATAATATCAGCTAATTCATCGAGAATAATCACAATGTAAGGCATTGTCTCAGGTGCCTCTTCTTCCTTTGTAAAACCATCGCTCTTTCTCTTATCAAGTAATGGCTTCAGTATGTTTTTGTGGTATGAGTCAATATCTCTAATTCCAAACTTCTCAAGTACGTTATATCTTCTTTCCATCTCTTTTGCTGCCCATTTAAGGGAAAGTATTGCTTTCTTCGCATCAGTAATAACAGGAGTCAGAAGGTGAGGTATTTTGTTATACATTGTTAGCTCAACTCTCTTTGGGTCAATCATGATGAACTTAAGGTTGTCAGCAGAGTTCTTGTATAGAAGGGAAGCAATGACTGCGTGAATCGTAACAGACTTTCCAGATCCAGTTGCTCCAGCGATAAGCATGTGAGGAGCCTTTGCTAAGTTTGTAAAATACGACTTTCCAGAGATGCCTTTTCCAAGTGCAACAAGTAATGGCTTTTCTGATTTTTGATATTCTTCTTGCCCCAAAAGTGATCCCAGTCCAACTGTAGTTTTGATAGTGTTTGGAATTTCAATTCCAACAAGTGACTTTCCTGGAATAGGAGCTTCTATTCTAATAGGGTGTGCAGCTAATGCTAGCGATAGGTTATTTTGAAGACCAAGAATTTTTGAAAGCTTCACACCTTCTGCTGGCTTAAGTGCGTATCTAGTAACAGAGGGTCCGATTGAAACCTCATCCATTTCTACGTCGATACCAAAATTTTGTAAAGTTCTTTTAATAATATTTGCATTCGCTTTGATGTCTCCAACGCCAGGCTTTCCTTTATCTTGCTCCAATATTGAAAGTGGGGGAGGAACAAAAGTTTTACCACTCCATGTGCTCTTTGCTTTAAGTTCAATTGATTCATCTTCCTTGATAGATTTTCCATCCACCTCTGTGCCTTTAGTTCTGTTCAGGGATTTTCCATTATCTGAATCCTCTCCATTTTTTCCACCATCTTTATTTCCAAATTTTGAAGAAACAGCATCTATTAAACCCTTACCTTGAGCTGCGTTTGCACTAGCTTCTGCATCTTTAATAGACTTTGAAATCTTTTCATCTTCTGTTCCTTTGATTGTTCCATCCTTAGCGTTTTCTTCAGCCTCCTCGTCGCCTTCTTCCACTTTTTTATTGAATAGTCTCCAGAACATAATGTGTTCCTTCTTAAGTGACGAATCGTAAATTATAAGTACGGAAATTATGGAAAGAGCGATAGTTATCACATAACTAGTAGGGTAGTCAAAAAGGGCAATAAGTGGTTTTGCTACACCCTTACCAACATAACCTCCACTCTCTAGGTTTATCAAACTAATCACCCCTAAAGATGATAGTAGGAACATTAATGCCCCTAGTGATTTTGATAAATAGAATTTCTTGTTTTTCTCACCAAAGAAGGCGATTGAAAGGAGAATGAATGTAATTGGTATTAGATAGTATCCAAGACCAAGGAGTTTTGAAAACATACTATATATAGTATTGCCAGCTGCCCCTCCTTTATTGAATGATGCGAAGAAGAAGAATATTGCTAATACAAACATAGCTATTCCCCAAACACTTTGTATAGTACTTGCTTTGAACATTGGTTCAGCAACTTCTTCCTCAACTGTGGATAATCTTGGGGTACGAGTCTTAATTTCTTTTTTGATTTTTTTCTTATCTCTATTTGCCATATCTCGTTATTTTAACACGTATTATCTCAGGTTAAAAATGAAAGCAAATTGCAACACATTGTCTTATACAAGGGGACTTGTCATTGGGTATGACTTATATATAATGTCTCTGAACTTGCCATTCGGTTTTGACTTTTTAGGCAAATCTATCAAGGACAAAATTGGGTACAGGTATTAAAGACATAAAAAAGACTATGAATAATCTATCAGACAACGGTTTGGAAAAAATAGTGGAATTGGGCTCATTGAGCTTCTTTAATTCTGACCCATATTTTAATTTTGTATACAAGAAATCAGAAAGGCTTTGCATGGCTATATATCTAATAACAGACTTCTTTCCATCTGAGGATTCAATAAAGGACAATATGAGAAAAGCTGGTGCTGAGCTACTTAAGGTGTCTTTGTCCTTGATAAACGCATCGTCTCCATTGAGAAGAAATATATTAAATGACATTAGTAGACTTTGCCTTGAGGTTACATCTTTATCTAAAATAGCATCTAACTTGGGAATGACATCTGGGCCAAACCACAACGTGCTGGAGAACGAAATTATGAATTTCATTTCAGTAATTGAAACCAGAGAAAGGCCAAATACTACAGGTCAGGGTTTTGTCCTTAATGAAGAATTGCTGGGAGGTAAGGATGATGATTCATCTAAACAATTTAATAAGTCCTTTTATCATGTAGATGAAAAGTCTGGGGTAAGCACCAATTCTTCAACAAGTGACCATTCCACTCAAAATATGGAAACTAATGAAGATGAAGAAAAGTCATCTAGTTTTGTTTCAAAAACGGAGATCCTTGTTTCACACGTTAAGAGTGAGAAAAAAGAAATATTAAATAATAATACCGAAGTGAATAACACTGACGTCTTAAACCATAGCGTAGAGTCGCTCAACATAAATAGTATTAGTCCCGCCAATATAAATAGTATTGGTCCCGCTCCAGTTAAGTCTGTAATGCAAAAGAATGAAAGACAACAAATAATACTTGGTATAATCAAGGAAATAGGGGAATCGTCTATTAAGGACATTTCTGACAACATAAGGGATTGTAGTGAGAAGACAATACAAAGAGAGTTGAATACATTAATCTATGACGGTGTCCTTAAAAAGATAGGTGAAAGAAGATGGAGTAAATATATTTTAGCTTAGTCTTTTGCTGCCCTCTATGAGATGTCTTTTATCACACAAAAAGGACAAATAAAAGACACCTCAAAGTACAAAAAGTCTTTAATTAAAAAGCCCAAATAGAATTTGACTACATTTGATAACTGTTGACTAAAGGCCTGTTTTTCTGTAATATTATGCACTGTACACCGTCATTATGTGTACAGGTTGAGTTTTAGGCCTTTTTATGACATTTTGTTGTAAAATAAGGCTCTAAAAGCTATAATTGAAATACCTGGAACTTTGACAATTAAATAGATAGTTCCTCATAAACAGTAATTCTGCCAATTATCTGCCAATTCAGTACTCAGAACCCCAACTAGTTATGTGCTTCCACCTTATCTCAAGTCGACCCGTTTTATCTATTATTGATGGATTAAACCGTTAACATTGCATAAAAAGGAAATTGAGATGGGGAAGTAAACGTGATCTCTTGATTATGCATTTATTATGTGTAATTAAGTGATCACAAAATTCCTGTTATTCCGTTGACTGTATACAGTCAACAAATGTGAACCCATAAAGGCGCTTAATTTAATAGCAATAAGAAGCTGTAAAATTAAGTTTCTCTACGGGTTCACATAGTTAGTATTAAAAACCCGAGGATATTCTATTCCACACATTAATAATTTTAAAAGTTAAGTGGATGAAAATATCTTTAATAAATTTTATAAAAATTCATATGAAAAGATTCTCAACAATATTAATGTTGGCTCTTGCATTTGCTTTTGCTATTACAGCATCAGCTGCATCAGACACATTTACAAAGACTCTTAAGAAGGGTTCATCAGGTGCTGAGGTAGTTGCACTTCAAACTCTTCTAGAATCAAAGTCTCTACTTACAATGCCTGCAGGTGTTGCTAAGGGATACTTTGGTGCATTAACAGTGTCAGCTGTAAAGGCATACCAAGCTTCAAAGGGTATTGCTACAGTTGGACAAGTTGGTCCAGCTACTCGTTTGGCATTGAATGCTGAAGGAGCAGTTGTTTCAACAGGAGCAACAGCAACAGGAACAACAGCAACAGCTGCTACAACTGGAATCACAACTCCTGGAGTTGAAGGAATCCTTTCTGTAACTTCTGGACCTATTACAACATCAGTTGCAAACATCGGACAGAAGATGGTTCCTATATTAGCAGTTAGAGCTCAAGCTCAAAACTCTGATATAGCAATCCAAAGAATTACTCTTAATCTAGGAACTGATACAAAGGTATACAATAAGGTATACTCAGCTCTATATGTTATGAATGGTTCAACTGTACTTGCTACTATCCCATTGAATTCAACAACAGTTGTACAAAATGGTTCAAGTTATGTTGTTAACGCAACAGGCTTCAATGTAATTGTTGCAAAGAACACTTACAAAGATATAACAATTGCAGCAGACCTTTATGGTGCAACTTCTCTAACATTGCCAACAACACAAACAATCTCAGTTGGTCTTAATGGAGTTCGTGGAGTTGATGGTGCTGGAATCGTACAATACGGTCCTGACAACAGTATAAACGGATCAATCACAATTAATTCAAGTTTGACTGATAACGCACAAGCAAATGTTTCTACAGATCCATCATCCGCACAAACAAACCTAGTTCCAGTTACTGACACAACAAATGGTCAATACCTAGGACTTCCAGTTCTTACTTTTGCAGTTAATGCTCAAAATGACACATTGCATATTCGTAATCTAAAGGTAAACTTTGCAGTTGCTACATCTTCAGTTACACCTGCAACAGCTAGAGCAAGTGTTGCTTACCTATACCAAGGAGCAACAATGGTTCAATCAGCTTCAATCGTTTATACAAGTGGTACATCAGCATCTGCTACATTCAGTAACATAATTAATGGAACAGCTGGAGCTTCAATCCCATTGAATACAACAGTTCCTTATACAGTTAAGGTTGATGTTTCAGGGGTTACAGCTGGTACACTTGCTGTCACAGCTACTCTTGATACTTCATCAGCTACAACATTCTTGAATTCTCAAGATGGTTCAGTTGCTGATAGTACACAAGGTGTAAATGCTAGAGTATTCGGTAGTGCAATTAGCTTTACACAAACTGTAGCCGGAAACGGACCTGCATTTGCATTAGCTTCAGCTCCTACATTGACAAAGGTTAATACAACAGCCGGAGGAGCAACAACAACACAAATGACATATACAGCACAATACTTGTTGAATGTTACTGCTGTTGGAACAGACCTACATATCGGTCTTGCAGCTTCAGGAACAGCTGCTGCATTTGGAACAGCTTCTACATCAGTTAGAACTTACGTTGGAGGTATTGCAACAACTACAGACTACAGTCTAGCAGTTAACTACAGTAAGCCAACAGGTACAACTGATGAAACTAATGGATTCATAATCGCAAGAGGACAAACAATACAAGTTCCAGTTACTTACACATTTGTTGTAACTAACCCAGGATCAAGTACATTCTCTCTAGGATTATCAGGAATCAAGGTTAATGGAACAGTTCAAAACTTCATGGATGGCCTAACAAACTGGAGAACAAACGTTATTTAATCAAGCCTAGGTTTGGTTGGAGATACGCTTAGTTAATCTAAGTTAGTAACAAAAAACACCCCGAAAGGGGTGTTTTTTGTTTTGTTCGGTTTTTTAAAATTTTTATTAGTTTTATGAGTATGTAATTAATACGACATAGGTATTTTAGTTTGATTCACCTCAACCATTAGAAACTATGAAATAGCTGCTATTTTCACTAGTGATATTGTTAAGGTTCTACATGGTAGGTCTTGAAAGATTTTCTGAATCGGTACTGGAATACCTAAAGCCTATAGCAATTTGGTCTGATATTGCCTGGTATAATATAGGTAATTTTTTGCTTGGATGCCTTCCAGCTTTTACAATTGTTTATATTCTAGGGTACGCTGTTGTTACTTGCATAATGCTTTCAAATATTGATTTTAAAGCCTGAATGAAGATGGCAAAAATGCTAATGATTCTAGTTGACATCAAATATGAATTTTGATTAGAATATTGCTAGCCAAAACCAGCAGTATTTTTATGCTATAATTTAAATAATGTTTGATAAAACTTCTTTTCAATTAATAGTCGGATTTCTTTCAATACTTTTAGTTGGTTTTATTGTGTTTATTTCTTCGGCAAATCTTTAGAATTTCTTTATAGAAAACT
Protein-coding sequences here:
- the rpsR gene encoding 30S ribosomal protein S18, whose translation is MTKHCYFSQNNIKHVDYKDTELLKKFLNPHARLLSRKKTGVSAKSQRKLALAVKRARYMAILPFIAQ
- a CDS encoding single-stranded DNA-binding protein, yielding MYLNKAFVIGNLTRDPELKALPSGMSVTSFSVATNRVWKDKDGSKQEAADYHNIVVFGRQAETSAQYLKKGSSVLVEGRMQTRSWDGADGKKLYRTEVIADNIQFGSRAGDAGSTGSFGNGGSEAKAPSAFAKKADDTGNALNQLDSIEYPEEEINPEDIPF
- a CDS encoding peptidoglycan-binding domain-containing protein is translated as MKRFSTILMLALAFAFAITASAASDTFTKTLKKGSSGAEVVALQTLLESKSLLTMPAGVAKGYFGALTVSAVKAYQASKGIATVGQVGPATRLALNAEGAVVSTGATATGTTATAATTGITTPGVEGILSVTSGPITTSVANIGQKMVPILAVRAQAQNSDIAIQRITLNLGTDTKVYNKVYSALYVMNGSTVLATIPLNSTTVVQNGSSYVVNATGFNVIVAKNTYKDITIAADLYGATSLTLPTTQTISVGLNGVRGVDGAGIVQYGPDNSINGSITINSSLTDNAQANVSTDPSSAQTNLVPVTDTTNGQYLGLPVLTFAVNAQNDTLHIRNLKVNFAVATSSVTPATARASVAYLYQGATMVQSASIVYTSGTSASATFSNIINGTAGASIPLNTTVPYTVKVDVSGVTAGTLAVTATLDTSSATTFLNSQDGSVADSTQGVNARVFGSAISFTQTVAGNGPAFALASAPTLTKVNTTAGGATTTQMTYTAQYLLNVTAVGTDLHIGLAASGTAAAFGTASTSVRTYVGGIATTTDYSLAVNYSKPTGTTDETNGFIIARGQTIQVPVTYTFVVTNPGSSTFSLGLSGIKVNGTVQNFMDGLTNWRTNVI
- a CDS encoding type II toxin-antitoxin system PemK/MazF family toxin, with amino-acid sequence MFKKFTEWIHAKINIDEKERKSQIKVMEVYWCALGENIGDEENGKGDDFCRPVLVFKKFNNNIFWGIPMSTKEKESIYYIKVRLLDSVRSVMISQVRTLDTKRLLKKIGYISRADFTIVQDAVIGIIKN
- a CDS encoding DNA translocase FtsK 4TM domain-containing protein, which gives rise to MANRDKKKIKKEIKTRTPRLSTVEEEVAEPMFKASTIQSVWGIAMFVLAIFFFFASFNKGGAAGNTIYSMFSKLLGLGYYLIPITFILLSIAFFGEKNKKFYLSKSLGALMFLLSSLGVISLINLESGGYVGKGVAKPLIALFDYPTSYVITIALSIISVLIIYDSSLKKEHIMFWRLFNKKVEEGDEEAEENAKDGTIKGTEDEKISKSIKDAEASANAAQGKGLIDAVSSKFGNKDGGKNGEDSDNGKSLNRTKGTEVDGKSIKEDESIELKAKSTWSGKTFVPPPLSILEQDKGKPGVGDIKANANIIKRTLQNFGIDVEMDEVSIGPSVTRYALKPAEGVKLSKILGLQNNLSLALAAHPIRIEAPIPGKSLVGIEIPNTIKTTVGLGSLLGQEEYQKSEKPLLVALGKGISGKSYFTNLAKAPHMLIAGATGSGKSVTIHAVIASLLYKNSADNLKFIMIDPKRVELTMYNKIPHLLTPVITDAKKAILSLKWAAKEMERRYNVLEKFGIRDIDSYHKNILKPLLDKRKSDGFTKEEEAPETMPYIVIILDELADIMQAYPRELESGIVKLAQMSRAVGIHLIISTQRPSVNVITGLIKANVPARIALQVASQIDSRTILDMRGAEELLGAGDMLFLSGETPTPIRIQCAYVTENETKKLVKYLVDSMDSLPQEISFNGEQGASVTPDAVFSSSFGGSDDEDEDDLYEEAKELVIEAGKASTSYLQRKLRVGYARAARLMDILEDKGVVGPADGARPREILTYSGAGQQNSGSNSGNDILNGNNGNNTGNNDSDINVSEYNTSSNNSDIIENKVEED
- a CDS encoding type II toxin-antitoxin system PemK/MazF family toxin produces the protein MFKKFIDWMHSKKRIDSKERAETVIKEREVYWCSLGENIGDEENGKGTVFRRPVLIFKKFNNRIFWGIPMSTKNKVNIYYLKVKLRDMEQSVMLSQLRILDTKRLDTKIGYLSEGDFIKIQNSIMDIIKNKR
- the recA gene encoding recombinase RecA, which codes for MKDTIAQIKTKFGDDAIMRLGEKPRVDVNAISTGSIGLDAALGVGGLPRGRIIEIFGPESSGKTTLSLHVIAEAQKKDGICAFIDAEHAMDPEYAKRLGVQIDELLISQPDTGEQALEIVESLVRSGKLDVIVIDSVAALTPKDEIEGDMGASHMGKQARLMSQALRKLTAIVARSKTIVIFINQIRMQIGVMFGNPETTPGGKALKFYTSVRLDIRRIAQIKKGEEIMGGRVRVKVVKNKVAAPFRQTEFDLMYNEGISREGELIALGEKLKIITKSGTSYAYGDEKLGRGYDATRQFLKSNSKISNEILKKIRDHLKEL